The Cervus elaphus chromosome 12, mCerEla1.1, whole genome shotgun sequence genome includes a region encoding these proteins:
- the LOC122704900 gene encoding THUMP domain-containing protein 1-like: protein MAARIQQSPQPGGGKRKGKAQYVQAKRARLWGGGGLRQLEPGLQGILITCNMNERKCVEEAYSLLSEYGDDMYGPEKFADKDQQPSGSEGEDDDVEAALKKEVGDIKASTEMRLRRFQSVESGANNVVFIRTLGIEPEKLVHHILQDIYQEEDDSGYSTNVAHLRHMQGFLRRYEKICRNIFGTMV, encoded by the coding sequence ATGGCGGCCCGCATACAGCAGTCTCCTCAGCCTGGTGGCGGGAAGCGTAAAGGCAAGGCTCAGTATGTGCAGGCCAAGCGGGCTCGGCTCTGGGGTGGCGGTGGGCTCCGCCAGCTGGAGCCCGGGCTACAGGGCATTCTTATCACCTGTAACATGAACGAGCGCAAGTGCGTGGAGGAGGCCTATAGCCTGCTCAGCGAATACGGCGACGACATGTATGGACCAGAAAAGTTTGCAGATAAGGATCAACAACCCTCTGGAAGTGAGGGAGAAGATGATGATGTGGAAGCTGCCTTGAAGAAAGAAGTTGGTGACATTAAGGCATCCACAGAGATGAGGCTAAGAAGATTCCAGTCAGTGGAGAGTGGAGCGAATAATGTAGTCTTCATCAGGACACTTGGGATAGAACCTGAGAAATTGGTGCATCATATTCTCCAAGATATATACCAAGAAGAAGACGACTCGGGTTATTCTACGAATGTTGCCCATCTCAGGCACATGCAAGGCTTTCTTAGAAGATATGAAAAAATATGCAGAAACATTTTTGGAACCATGGTTTAA